In one window of Streptomyces sp. FXJ1.172 DNA:
- a CDS encoding macrolide family glycosyltransferase → MNTLRRPAHIAFFNIPADGHLNPNLAFAAELVRRGHRVSFSIDEGHAPQVRATGATPVVYDTTFPRPERGERYPIRDVVAMSSLFLEEAIAVLPQQRAAFGADRPDLVLHDYAALSAQVLAHEWGVPAVRLSPTRVSSRTYERDLAPFYASVAGDERWLAYRRRFRRWLDDAGIGMSVDEFLYVGLAAHCVVTIPQQFQADAAELRADHTFVGPVLREQDHQGAWTPPADGRPVLLIAFGTIAPEVPAVQQVYFECLEAFAGSPWHVVMGVGRGLGPEVFGEVPGNVELLAEVPQLQVLARADAFVTHAGMGSVMEAIHHAVPMVAVPMGFDQMENARVIERLGIGSRVPFEGVTGEEIREAADRVGKDPEIRRSLLALREDVRRAGGARTAADTVERLLAGTAAGRPQPAGGAEDHPTA, encoded by the coding sequence ATGAACACCCTTCGACGCCCCGCACACATCGCCTTCTTCAACATTCCTGCCGACGGGCACCTGAATCCGAACCTGGCCTTCGCGGCCGAACTGGTCAGGCGCGGCCACCGGGTCAGCTTCTCCATCGACGAGGGGCACGCGCCACAGGTGCGCGCGACCGGCGCGACCCCCGTGGTCTACGACACCACCTTCCCGCGCCCCGAGCGTGGCGAGCGCTATCCGATCCGCGACGTCGTCGCGATGTCGTCGCTCTTCCTGGAGGAGGCGATCGCCGTCCTGCCCCAGCAGCGCGCGGCTTTCGGCGCCGACCGGCCGGACCTCGTCCTGCACGACTACGCCGCGCTCTCCGCCCAGGTGCTGGCCCACGAGTGGGGCGTGCCCGCCGTCCGGCTGTCGCCGACCCGCGTGTCGAGCCGGACCTACGAGCGGGACCTCGCCCCCTTCTACGCCTCGGTGGCCGGGGACGAGCGGTGGCTGGCGTACCGGCGCCGGTTCCGCCGGTGGCTCGACGACGCCGGGATCGGGATGTCCGTCGACGAGTTCCTCTACGTCGGGCTCGCCGCCCACTGTGTGGTCACCATCCCGCAGCAGTTCCAGGCCGACGCCGCCGAGTTGAGGGCCGATCACACCTTCGTCGGGCCGGTGCTGCGCGAGCAGGACCACCAGGGCGCCTGGACCCCGCCGGCCGACGGCCGGCCCGTACTGCTCATCGCCTTCGGCACCATCGCGCCGGAGGTGCCGGCGGTGCAGCAGGTCTACTTCGAGTGCCTGGAGGCGTTCGCCGGCTCGCCCTGGCACGTGGTGATGGGCGTCGGCCGCGGGCTCGGCCCGGAGGTCTTCGGCGAGGTGCCCGGGAACGTCGAACTGCTCGCGGAAGTACCGCAGTTGCAGGTGCTGGCCCGCGCCGACGCGTTCGTCACGCACGCCGGCATGGGCTCGGTGATGGAGGCGATCCACCACGCCGTGCCGATGGTCGCCGTGCCCATGGGGTTCGACCAGATGGAGAACGCCCGGGTGATCGAGCGGCTCGGCATCGGCTCCCGGGTGCCCTTCGAGGGGGTCACGGGCGAGGAGATCCGCGAAGCGGCGGACCGGGTGGGCAAGGACCCGGAGATCCGGCGGAGCCTGCTGGCGCTGCGCGAGGACGTACGGCGGGCGGGCGGGGCGCGCACCGCGGCGGACACGGTGGAGCGCCTGCTGGCGGGCACTGCCGCCGGGCGGCCTCAGCCGGCCGGTGGAGCCGAGGATCATCCCACGGCCTGA